GGGGGTGAACAGCGGCGCCCCATCGAGCCGGCACTCATATGTCACGTCGCTCTCGTTGGAGCCGAAGTCGAAGGTGGCCATCGAGACGTTGGACGTCTGTGTCGGGGTGCTGACGAACGTCGTCTCCGGCGCCACCGTGTCCAACGTCCACGTGCGCGTGGCGGGCGTGGGGTCGACGTTGCCCACCGCATCGCGAGCCTGGACGGACAGGGTGTGGTTGCCCTGGCTCAGGTTGGTGAACGTCGCCGGGCTCGTGCAGGCCGTGAAGGCCGCGCCATCGAGCGAGCACTCGTACGTCGCGGGCGTCTCGGTGGCGTTGAACGTGAACGTGGCGCTGGTGGAGGCCGTCGTGCCGGAGGGGCCCGTGACGATGGTGGTGTCGGGCGCCGCCGTGTCCACGGTCCACGAGCGGGTGGCGGGCGTGGGGTCGATGTTGCCCGCCGTGTCCCGGGCGCGGACGGACAGGGTGTGGTTGCCCTGGCTCAGGTCGGTGAACGTCGCCGGGCTGGTGCACGCCACGAAGGCCGCGTTGTCGAGCGAGCACTCATACGTCGCGGGCGTCTCGGTGGCGTTGAAGGTGAACGTGGCGCTGGTGGAGGCCGTCGTACCGGAGGGGCCCGAGACGATGGAGGTGTCGGGCGCCGCCGTGTCCACGGTCCACGAGCGGGTGGCGGGCGTCGGGTCGATGTTGCCCGCCGTGTCCACGGCGCGCACCTGCAACGTGTGCCCGCCCTGCGACAGGCCAGTGAGGTTCGCCGGATTCGCGCACGAAGCGAAGGCCGCGCCGTCCAGGGCGCACTGGTACGTCACCCCCGCCTCGTTCGAGGCGAAGCCGAAGCTCGCGTTGGCGGAGGCCGTCGTGCCGGAGGGGCCGCTGACGATGGTGGTGTCGGGCGCCACGGTGTCCACCGTCCAGGTGTAGGTGGCCGGTGTCGGGTCCACGTTGCCCGCCGTGTCCACCGCGCGCACCGCCAGGGTGTGGGGGCCCTGGCTCAGCGACGTGTAGGACTGGGGCGAGGCGCAGGCGGTGAACGCCCCGTTGTCCAGCTTGCACTCATAGGTGACGGGGGACTCGTTGGACGCGAAGGAGAACGCCGCGTTGGTCGACGGCTGCGAGGCCGGAGGACCGGTGACGATGGTGGTGTCCGGCGGGAGGGTATCGACCGTGAAGGTCACCTGCGTGGCGGGGCCGGTGTTGCCGGCCGGGTCGCTCGCCGTCACGGAGGCGGTATGGCTCCCCTCCGACAGGGGCGTGGTGCCGGTGCAGGACCAGGCGCCGGTGGTCGGATGGGCCGTCGCCGTGCAGACGACGGTGCCGTCAATCACCACCGTCACCGTGCTGCCGGGCTCGGCGGTGCCGGAGAAGGCGGGCGTGTTCGTGCCCACCGTGCTGCCCTGGGCCGGGGTCGTCACCACCGGCGCGGCGGGGACGGTCACGTTGATGGTCGTGGGACCGGTGGTGGTGGCGGAAGGAGAGCTGTTCGCGGAGCTGGCGGGCGCGCCGCGCTCGCCCGCCGCGGTGATGGTGGCCTGGTTGGCGACGACGCCGGAGGCGGAAGGGTTCACCGTCGCGCGGAAACGCACGGTGGTGCCCTGGAGGAGCTGGAGGGTGCCGCCCAGCGTGGCCGTGGCACCCGTGCCGAGCCGCACGGTGATGACGCCCGTCGGACTGACCTCGCCCACGTCGTCGCCCGGGTTGTCCGTCAGCGGACCCGCGTTCGGGCCGGAGAGAATCTCCAACGAGCCGGGCACGTAGGAGAGCAGCGCCGGGAGCGGGTCGGAGAAGACGGTCTCGATGCTGACGTCGTCGCCCGTGTTGGTGGTGACGATGGTGTACTCGATGAGGTCGCCGCCGCGCAGCGAACCATCCGGGCGCGGATTCACCGCCGTCGCCGTCTTGTAGGTGTTGGTGAAGTCCGGACGGACGGTGGCGATGGACGTCGTGAAGGCGCCGAGGACGTAGGCGTCACCCGACGACGTCGCGGTCACCGTCATCGACGTCGCGCCGCCCGTCACCCGGTTCGTGATGTCCACCAGGTCCAGGTCCATGCCGGACATGCTCGCCTGCGCGCCCGACAGGCGCGGGAGGTCGTCGGCGTGGCTGGTGGGCGTCCCCAGCACCGAGCGCGAGCCGTTGAAGAAGTTGTTCGACGGGTTGGTCGCGTCCGAGACGTTGACGTTGTTGACGAGGAGCTGGTCTCCGTTGCGCGTGGCGTCGCCCTCGAAGGCGAGCACGCCGAGCTTGGCGTCGAAGCCGTTGGGCGGGACGTTGAAGCCCGACAACGTCACGGTCTGCGGGTTGGTGTTGTTGACGTAGTCCAGACCGTCGAAGAGCGTCAGGTTGCGGATGGGCGAGTCCGCGTGCCGGTAGAAGACCACCAGGGCCCAGCCGCTGAACGGGTCGGTGCTGTTGAGGTTGGCGATCGCCATGGAGTCGACGTCGCTCACCTCGTAGACGCCCGAACCATGGGCGGCCACGAGGCTGGTGACGTCGGCGGACGACTCGTAGATGTAGCGGCTGTTCCCCCAGTAGCTGTGGGAGACGTCCGCGGTCAAAGCCTGCGTGAAGACGCCAGGGCGGCTGAACTCCGCGGTGATGTCCGGCGTCCGCTGGGTGGTCGCCAGGTGCGAGGCCCAGTACAGGCGCGCGTACGTCACGATGGCGCCCGGGGGAATCACCAACGCGGCCCGGCTGCGCGCGCCCGTCGCCGTCACCGACGTGTTCGCCGACGCCACGCCCGACTGGATGTTCCAGTAGACGTCCACCGCGTCATCCGACGTGTTCGAGCCGCAGTTGCCCACCGTCCCCACCAACGGCCCCGGGACGTTCGACGCGCAGTCGTGGGCGAGCGTGTTGCCCACCATCAGGATGTCACCGCGTTGATCCACGGTGTGGCGCAGGATGGGCGCCGCCATGGCCTGGCTGGCGCCGCACGCGAGCAGGAGGGCGAGCGTCCCCCGGAGACGCGCGAGAGCGCGGCCCACGCGACGGATGGAGGTCGAGGTCATGGAGGGTCCAGGGCGAGGAGAAGGAGAGGCCCGACACGCGCGGTCCGACCCCATCTGGCGCCGCGCGGCAGAAGCCGAGGATTCGCCAAGAGGCATGGAATCCCAGCCAGATGTCTGTCGCAGGGGAGAAGGCTCGTCGGGGGAAGGTGCGCGCTCGGTCACGTGGCGTTGGAAAAGCAACGCGGGTGCCAGCGTGAAACAAAGAAATCATCACGCGGCTGTCTGGTTTTGAGGCCGAGACGCCCAGGGAGGCGCCGCGGGTTGTCCGAAGGCTGGATCCGGATTCTGGAATCCGGACGAGGCGCCGCCGCGCGCGTCGAGCAGGCTCGACGAGCGGTAGTCAGGAATTGCCGAGTTGCGACGCGGGTGACAGGGCAGTGCGTCGTCACGCGGAGCGGTGTCTCGCTCGTACGCGGAGACGGAGGTGGCCCTGGAGGGGCGGGCGGGTTCTTCGAGGCGGCGGATGCCGGGACGACGGTGACGCGGACGGGCTCACCGTCGCCCTGGCGGGGGGGCGTGCGCGGCTCAGCGCGGCGTCACGGAGATGGAGGAGACCTGGTCGTTCCAGGGACCGCTCGAGAGGGCGCCGAGCGCGCTCACGCTCTGCGACGTCGTGAGGCAGCGTCCGGTCAGGTTCGCGTGCTCGCACAGGGTGGCCTGATAGCGCCCCAGCACCGTCACGGAGCTGAGCATGTCGTTGAACCCGTTGCCGGTCAGGTCCATCACGTTCGAGGTGAGGTGGAGGACGTTGCCCTCGTAGTCGTCGTGCTCGTGGAGATACACGCCGTCCGACGCGGAGTAGCCCTGGACCGCGTAGATGTAGTCACCAGACGTCGTCTTGTAGCCGCGTCCGTAGTCCGAGTACGCCCAGTTGCTCAGGCCCCCGGGCGACTTCTTCACCACCACGGACCAGCGCTGGAACGGGAAGCGGCCGCTCAGCCGGGCGTGGAGCTGCGGAGCGCGATCTCCCGCGCCGCCGGTCAGGCTCGCCAGCTGCGCGTTCACGAAGCTCGCCAGATAGGCGGGGCCCACCGTGCTGGTCACCGTGCGCGTGCTGAAGGCCAGATGGGTGTAGTCCTCCATGGAGTCGGACTGGAGGAACGTGCCGTCGTAGTGCATCCAGGCGCCCCAACCACTCTTCAGGGCCATCACGTGCCAGTAGCGGCCCGGCGCGGTGTTGTGGATGAAGGTCTGGATGCCATGCCAGCGCGCCTCCGCGTCGCCGCCGATGGTGTAGGCGGTGTTGCGGAAGATGGTGCTGAGCTCCGTGGGCAGCTCGCTGGAGGCGGGCAGCAGGCGGAAGTTCAGCGCGAGGATGGCGTCGATCAACCCCGCGCCCGGGAAGTCCATCATCATCACTCCCGCGCGCTGGACGTTGCCGCCCACCAGGTGGTCGATGGCGTAGTCGTTCACCCCGCGCGTCTGGACGCCCAGGATGTTGATGCCACCGGCCACGTGCAGGGGATAGGCGAGCGCGGACGAGCCGCTGAGGAAGTTCACGAACAACGTGCCCGGCGCGCCCGTGTTCGTCCGGGCCAGGTGGTCCCTCACCTTGAACCACTTGTCGTCGATGTCGGCCAGCTGCGACACCGTCCAGTCGTCCTGCAGGGAGATGGCGCCCCAGGGGATGCCGTAGGCGCCGCCCGCGAAGTCATCGAGGATGACGATCTTCCCTCGCACCTCGCCCAGGGTGGGGACGTGCGAACCGCGCCACAGGTAGGGGCTGTACGCGGGCTGGTCGCGGTACGCCTCGAACGTCTGCGCGAACGTGCGCGTGACGTTCTCCTCGGTGTGCTCCTTCTTCACGCGCATGACCACGGTCTCCGTGGGGTTCGCGTTCAGGAACTGGATGGTGGTGCGCAGCACGTCGTCGAAGTTGACGTGCAGGTACACGACGCCGTGATGGATGGTGAAGGCGTTGTCGATGTGTCGACAGCGGATGTCCAGCGCGCGGATGCCCGCGTCCAGCTGGCTGCGCAGGTCCAGCGACTGCGTCTGCGTGAGGTCCCCGCCGTAGGACTGGTACGCCATGGTGTCGTGCGTGCCGGGGAGCGACAGGGCCGCGAGGCTCGTCCCTCCGGGCACCCAGCTCATCCAGGTGGGGTGACTCGTCTCGATGCCGCCGGAGTGGTTGTAGTAGCGCCCCCGGGCGGAGGCAGGCGCGGCGAGCGCGACGACCGCGAGCGCGAACAGCAAGGGGAGACTCCTCCGACGCGGCGTCGGAAGGGATGGGTGGGCCATGGACAGGGTCCTCGAGGTGGCGGGGATGAGACGTGGAACGCGAAGTGGAGATGAAACGAACGCGGATGGCGCACGGACCGCGGGGCCCGCCCTTCGGTCAGGGCTCGCGCCTCGCCGTCCGGAAGGAGGCTCGCGCGACTACCAGGTCGCGTAGACCTGCAGGAGCCAGCGCGGGTCCCCGACGCTCTCATGCGAGCAGTTGTATTGCGTCCACCAGATGAGCGGCGGGTCTCCCCGCGTCTCGCCCATGGCGATGCACTCCTCCAGGGTGTCGTAGTAGCCGTAGTGGATCCAGTTCGCGATGGCGGAGGTCTCCGGCGCGCCCGGAGAGGACTCACGGGCAGGGGCGGACCGGGGCGCGACGAAGACGGCGGACAGCGCGGCTCCAACGATGAGTCGTCGATACATGAGACTCCTCCTGTGGGTGGAGCCCCGAGCGTGAAACAGGCGCATGTGCGTGGTCAAGGAATCCAGAATTAATTTGAATTCCTCGAGCGCGTCCGAGGGCCGCTGTCGCCGTGAGCCTCAGCGCCGGGCCTTCTTCTGCCCCGCGTTGGTGGCGTCCGCCACGAGGCACATCACGGAGTACAGGTTCATCGTGTAGAGGCTGTTCTCCGGCTCCAGGTCGGCGGCCTTCTGGAACAGCGCGGTGGCGCGCTCGTAGTCGCGCTGGTGGTTCAGGAGGATCATCCCGAGCCGGTTGTAGAGCGGCGCGGGGGACGGCAGCGTGCCGATGCCTCGCTCCAGCAGCTCGACGGCCTCCGTCCAGCGGCCCGCGTTCTCCAGGCGGATGACGCGCTGGAGGACGTCCTCGTTCGGGTCCTCCGTGCGCGGCGGTGTGGCCAGGTGCACGGGCGCCACGGGAGGGACGGCCGCCACGGGGCGGCTGGGAATTGGCTCCACCGTCGCGCGCGTGGCCGCGGGGGCCGGCTCGGTCCTCTCCTCCTTCACGGGCGTGGGCCTGGCGGTGGGGCGGGGGACCTCGTAGAGGCGGGTGATGCCGCGCTCCTCCAGCGAGGCGAAGAGCGCGCGCAGCTCCACCTCCGCCAGTTGGGTGATGAGCGACAGGTCCGCCAGGGACGTGTGCCCATCGACGAGCGAGAGCACGTAGGCCTCGAAGGGGCTGAGCTTGAGGTTCGTCACGCTCAGCCCTCCGACGAGGAAGGGCCGCGCGTTGGCGCCGCCCGTGGAGGCCTGGAACGGCGCCACGCGCGTGTTCTCGGCCTGCGTCGGGACGGGCCTCACCCCCGACGTCCCGTGCCGGTCCGGCTGCGTGAGCAGGGCCCGCACCAGCGACACGTTGTCCCGGGGCGGCAGGTCCTCGACGTGACGCACAAGGAGCAGTTCGCACCTGGGGCACTGGAAGTCCTTCGGCTGGGTCGGGGCGCCGCAGTGGGGACAGGCGTCGTCCTCGGGGGGATGCTCGAAGGCGTCGGGGACCGCGTAGTAGTGCTTCCGGATGGCCGCCCGGATGGACCGGCGCACGGCGACGAAGGGCAACACCTGCGTCACGCCCACGGTGCGGGTGATCTCCTCCAGCGCGCGTTGACGCTGAGGCTCCGCGATGGCGACGTAGAGCGCGTCCTGGGCCAGTCGCAACGGCATGAAGTCGAAGCCCTCCGCCAGCCGCACGGGCACCTTCTCGAGCAGGCCGGGGTCCACCTTCGCCTGCGCCAGCTTCAGCGTGGAGACGAAGCGCGTCTGGAGCTCCTGGGCCAGCAGCCGCAGCACCGGCGTTTCGTCCACGCCCAGACGCACCAGGCACTCGCCGAGCTTCTGCCCCGTCTCCTGCTGGCGGGCGAGCGCGCGGGACAACTGCTCCTGCGTCAACACGCCCTCCAGCACCAGCCGCTCCCCGAGTCTCCGCGTCATGGGGCGATTCAAGGCGGGCTCCCGCACTCGCGTCCACCTCCACGAAGTGCGGTGATTCCTGGGAGCGATAAGTGCAAGCGGAGGTCGCTGTCCGCTCGCGTTCCTGGGTTGGGCGTCGTCCTGGCCGCGCCTGTATTTCCAGGGGCTTGGGCCCGTCGGGCCGGGGTAGTGCGGCGCGACCTGGAGCGGGTCGACGGTGGCGGCCTCGGGCGAGGCGCACGCGCTCCGCCGCGTCCTGTCGCTTGGGGGCGGCCGCACCTGGGAGGTCGGCGGGCCCGCTCTCGAGCGCGCCTCCGGGAATCGTCCCCGACGTGGCCGCGCGAGGCGTCCAGGGCCGTTGGTTCTCGGGTGAGGGGTTCCTCGTATTCCGCTCCGCCCTTCGGATTGGCTATCTCCCGAGGGTTTCACCCACCAGTCGCACCAGTCGGAGGAGAGATCGTCATGAAGAAGCTCTTCGTCGCGGCGTTGTTCGCATGGGGTGTCGTGGGGTGTGGCGCGGGCACTGTCGAGCAGGACCCCTCGCTGGAGTCGACCGAGCAGGAGATCTGCCCGGC
The genomic region above belongs to Myxococcus stipitatus and contains:
- a CDS encoding general secretion pathway protein GspE is translated as MTRRLGERLVLEGVLTQEQLSRALARQQETGQKLGECLVRLGVDETPVLRLLAQELQTRFVSTLKLAQAKVDPGLLEKVPVRLAEGFDFMPLRLAQDALYVAIAEPQRQRALEEITRTVGVTQVLPFVAVRRSIRAAIRKHYYAVPDAFEHPPEDDACPHCGAPTQPKDFQCPRCELLLVRHVEDLPPRDNVSLVRALLTQPDRHGTSGVRPVPTQAENTRVAPFQASTGGANARPFLVGGLSVTNLKLSPFEAYVLSLVDGHTSLADLSLITQLAEVELRALFASLEERGITRLYEVPRPTARPTPVKEERTEPAPAATRATVEPIPSRPVAAVPPVAPVHLATPPRTEDPNEDVLQRVIRLENAGRWTEAVELLERGIGTLPSPAPLYNRLGMILLNHQRDYERATALFQKAADLEPENSLYTMNLYSVMCLVADATNAGQKKARR
- a CDS encoding phosphatidylinositol-specific phospholipase C domain-containing protein, translated to MLFALAVVALAAPASARGRYYNHSGGIETSHPTWMSWVPGGTSLAALSLPGTHDTMAYQSYGGDLTQTQSLDLRSQLDAGIRALDIRCRHIDNAFTIHHGVVYLHVNFDDVLRTTIQFLNANPTETVVMRVKKEHTEENVTRTFAQTFEAYRDQPAYSPYLWRGSHVPTLGEVRGKIVILDDFAGGAYGIPWGAISLQDDWTVSQLADIDDKWFKVRDHLARTNTGAPGTLFVNFLSGSSALAYPLHVAGGINILGVQTRGVNDYAIDHLVGGNVQRAGVMMMDFPGAGLIDAILALNFRLLPASSELPTELSTIFRNTAYTIGGDAEARWHGIQTFIHNTAPGRYWHVMALKSGWGAWMHYDGTFLQSDSMEDYTHLAFSTRTVTSTVGPAYLASFVNAQLASLTGGAGDRAPQLHARLSGRFPFQRWSVVVKKSPGGLSNWAYSDYGRGYKTTSGDYIYAVQGYSASDGVYLHEHDDYEGNVLHLTSNVMDLTGNGFNDMLSSVTVLGRYQATLCEHANLTGRCLTTSQSVSALGALSSGPWNDQVSSISVTPR